ATCGCCTACGGCGTCAAGAGCGGCCTGCAGCCCGGCGAGAACAAGGTGTACGCGGTGTACGACCTGGGCGGCGGGACGTTCGACGTGTCCATCATCAACATCACCGCGGACGACATCAAGGTGGTCGGGACGGGCGGCGACCCGCGCCTGGGCGGCCTGGACATGGACGAGGAGATGATGAAGTGGGCGCTGCGGCAGATCAAGGCCAAGCACGGCGTGGACCTGGCCGGCGACGAGGCGGTGCGGCGCCGGCTGAAGGTGGAGGCGGAGGACGTGAAAAAACGCCTGGTGCTGATGCAGGCCACCGAGCTCAACGTGCCCTACCTGACGGTGATCAACGGCCAGCCGCTGAGCCCGCTCCTGCCCATCACCCGGGCGCAGTATGAGGGGCTGATCATGCGGCTGCTGGAGCGGTCGATGGTTTGCCTCGAGGAGGCCGTGGCCAGCGCCGAAAAGACGAACGATTACGGCTGGGGCGACCTGCACGGCGTGCTGCTGGTGGGGGGGCCGACGCGGATGCCCGTCATCCGCAAGATGCTGGCAGACAAATTGAAGGAAAAGTGCCCGGACCGCGAGTTCGAGATCAAAAGCGATCTGAATCCCGACGAGGTGGTGGCGCTGGGCGCGGCCATCGTGGCCGGCGGGCTCGTGCCCATCGGCCATCCACCCGAGGTGGTGGAGGAGATGGCGCCGGAGGAGCTGGAGCAGGTCAAAAAAGAACAGGCAGCCTCGACGGAATCGGCCGTGCCCAAGGTGAAGATTTTCGACGTCACGGGGCACTCGCTGGGGATCGCGGTGGAGGGCGTGAAGTTCCATCGCATCATCACCAAGGAGTCGGTCATCCCGATCACGCAGAGTCAGGCCGGTTTCACCAACGCAGCCGATTTCACCACCGAGCTGCTGGTGGAAGTGTACCAGGGCGAAGAGGAATACGTGGCCGCCAACACCAAGGTGGGTGAAGTTCGGATCCAGGGGTTGGAGCCGCTGCCGCGCGGCCAGCATGTGCTGGAGGTCAAATTCACCTTGGACGCGAGCGGCACCCTGTCGACGGTCTGTACCGACCTGCGCACCCGCCGGGTCTACGAGGGATCGTTCAAGTTCGACGGGATCACCCGCATGGACGAAGATACGATCAAGAAAAACCGTGAGCTGGTGATGCAGGCCATGGCCGGAGCCTACGGGGCGCCCGGCGGAACGCCTGACGGGACGCCGCCCGCCGCCCAGCCGCAGCCGCCCGCGCCGGGCCCGGCACAACCGGGCGCCACGGCGCCGGTGCCCGGTTTGCCGCCCGAAAAGATCCCCGCGTCCTGGAACGCCGTCTGGGAGAAGGCCCAAGCCTTGGCGCGCAGTCTGCCACCGGACAAGCAGGCCCGGCTCGTCGCGGCGATGAACGGATTCGCCCAGGCGGTGGCGGGCGGCAACGCCGACGTGATCGAGGACAAGGCGTACATCCTCCAGGACACCATCTACGAGGTGGGGAGCTGACGCATGACCACGACGGCCATCGGCCATTACCAGGTGAGCGACTCCCCGGCGGCGCACGACGCGTACGGCGCGCTCTTCGCCGGCACGGATTCCCGGTCGGGTGACGCCGTCTACGTCAAGGCGTTCCGGCCCGCCGGCTCCTGCGCCGCCGACCGCGCCCCCGCCGAAGCGTTCGGCGGGCTGCTCCACGAGGCGCTGCTGCCGCCACGCGAGGAGCTGGCGGTGGGCCCCGGGCGCTATGTGGTGGTGGCCCGGCCCGAGGGCGAGCTTCTGGCCGCATGCCTGGACCGCCTGCGCCGCGGCGGCCTGGCGGGCCGCCACCAATTGCTCCTGATCATCCTGGGCGTCGCCCGCGGCCTGGAGCAGCTTCACAACCGGCGCCTCATCCACGGCCAGGTGAATCCCGCGGCCATCGTGGCGCGTTGCCAGACGCCCCTGCAGGCCTTCCTGCTTTGCTTCGGTGCCACGGAGCCGCTCCCCGGCCACCGCCTCATTGCCGACAATCCGTTTCTCCAGTTTGTGGCGCGGGAGCAGCTCCGGGGCGGCGGCGGCCAGGCATCTGATATCTACGCGCTGGGGATGCTCCTGTATGCCGCCTTCGCCAAGCATCCGCCGTTCGCCGCCGCAACGCCGTGGGCGACGGCCGAGCAGATCATGTGGGGCGACTGCACTCCCTTCGAGCCGCTGCTGGACGATCTGCCGTCGGCTATCGGCCAGGCGGTGGCGCCGTATCTCGAAGCCGTGGGCGCCGTGGCCGGCAAGGCGCTTCACCGCGATCCCCGGGCCCGCTATGCCACCGTCAGCGAGATGATCCGGCTGCTCGACGATCTCGCCCGGCGCCTGGCACCCGTGGAACTCGGCATTCAGCTCTACGAGTCCCGCCGGTTCGACCTGGCGGCGGCGGTGCTCGCCGAAGCGACCGCCGGGCCCGACGCCGCCCGCGCCCACCTGTTCCTCGGACGCGTGTACGGCGAGGGGCTCGGTGACTACGAAAAGGGGGTGGCCGCCTTCCGCCGGGCGCTCAAGGAAAACCCCGCCCTGACCAGCGCCCGGGAGGCGCTGGCGGACCATTATGCCCGCTTCGGCCATTTCGCGCTGGCCAAGCGGGAGATCCTCGAATTGCTGGGCGCCTCTCCCGACAGCATCCCGCTCATGATCCGCTACGCGGACATCCTCCGCCGCGCGGGCGATGCGGATCCGGCCGTCAACGTGCTGCGCCGGGTGGCGGAGCTCAATCCGTATCACCTGGCGGCGCGCGCCCAGGCCATCCGGCTGCAAATCGACCGTCAGCAGTTCCAACCCGCGGAGGCCGAATGCAACGGAGCGCTGGAGGTGATCCAGAAGGTCATCCATCTCGGCAATCTGAACCCGGCCGAGGTGGCCGAGATCTAC
The genomic region above belongs to Acidobacteriota bacterium and contains:
- a CDS encoding Hsp70 family protein, giving the protein IAYGVKSGLQPGENKVYAVYDLGGGTFDVSIINITADDIKVVGTGGDPRLGGLDMDEEMMKWALRQIKAKHGVDLAGDEAVRRRLKVEAEDVKKRLVLMQATELNVPYLTVINGQPLSPLLPITRAQYEGLIMRLLERSMVCLEEAVASAEKTNDYGWGDLHGVLLVGGPTRMPVIRKMLADKLKEKCPDREFEIKSDLNPDEVVALGAAIVAGGLVPIGHPPEVVEEMAPEELEQVKKEQAASTESAVPKVKIFDVTGHSLGIAVEGVKFHRIITKESVIPITQSQAGFTNAADFTTELLVEVYQGEEEYVAANTKVGEVRIQGLEPLPRGQHVLEVKFTLDASGTLSTVCTDLRTRRVYEGSFKFDGITRMDEDTIKKNRELVMQAMAGAYGAPGGTPDGTPPAAQPQPPAPGPAQPGATAPVPGLPPEKIPASWNAVWEKAQALARSLPPDKQARLVAAMNGFAQAVAGGNADVIEDKAYILQDTIYEVGS
- a CDS encoding tetratricopeptide repeat protein → MTTTAIGHYQVSDSPAAHDAYGALFAGTDSRSGDAVYVKAFRPAGSCAADRAPAEAFGGLLHEALLPPREELAVGPGRYVVVARPEGELLAACLDRLRRGGLAGRHQLLLIILGVARGLEQLHNRRLIHGQVNPAAIVARCQTPLQAFLLCFGATEPLPGHRLIADNPFLQFVAREQLRGGGGQASDIYALGMLLYAAFAKHPPFAAATPWATAEQIMWGDCTPFEPLLDDLPSAIGQAVAPYLEAVGAVAGKALHRDPRARYATVSEMIRLLDDLARRLAPVELGIQLYESRRFDLAAAVLAEATAGPDAARAHLFLGRVYGEGLGDYEKGVAAFRRALKENPALTSAREALADHYARFGHFALAKREILELLGASPDSIPLMIRYADILRRAGDADPAVNVLRRVAELNPYHLAARAQAIRLQIDRQQFQPAEAECNGALEVIQKVIHLGNLNPAEVAEIYTLRARLHRQRRLADRAMTWAQKAIDIFPAHADAHVLLSELHLEAGQSEQAIEHFFAAMSLSSDQGKILEGLARLLDRPEFRQE